One segment of Anatilimnocola aggregata DNA contains the following:
- a CDS encoding aldo/keto reductase, whose product MDYRQLGGSGLKVPVLTLGTGTFGGSGELFKAWGDTDVSEAKRLIDVCLEHGLNMFDSADIYSQGMAEEILGQAIKGRRDQLLISTKATFRAGKGPNDVGSSRFHLLKSVDGCLKRLKTDYIDLFQLHGFDAVAPVEETLSTLDDLIRAGKIRYIGCSNFSGWHLMKSLATSDRYGWPRYVAHQAYYSLVGRDYEHELMPLALDQKVGAVVWSPLGWGRLTGKIRRGQPLPENTRLQSKLNRDIGPPVSDEHVYNIVDAIDLIAKETGKTVPQIALNWLLQRPSVATLIIGARNEDQLRQNLACLGWNLTTDQVKQLDAASATTPAYPYWHQKGFAERNPFPV is encoded by the coding sequence ATGGATTATCGACAACTTGGCGGCTCGGGGCTCAAGGTTCCCGTCCTCACCTTGGGCACAGGCACCTTTGGCGGCAGTGGCGAACTTTTCAAGGCCTGGGGCGATACCGACGTCTCGGAAGCCAAGCGACTGATCGACGTCTGCCTTGAGCATGGTCTGAACATGTTCGACTCGGCCGATATCTATTCGCAGGGAATGGCTGAAGAAATTCTCGGCCAGGCCATCAAAGGCCGCCGCGATCAACTTCTCATTTCCACCAAGGCCACCTTCCGCGCGGGTAAAGGGCCGAACGACGTCGGTTCGTCGCGTTTTCACTTGCTCAAGTCGGTCGACGGCTGCTTGAAGCGACTCAAGACCGATTACATCGACCTCTTTCAACTGCATGGCTTCGATGCCGTCGCACCAGTCGAAGAAACTCTCAGCACGCTCGACGATTTGATCCGCGCCGGCAAAATTCGGTACATCGGCTGCTCGAACTTTTCGGGCTGGCACCTGATGAAGTCGCTGGCGACCTCCGACCGCTATGGCTGGCCGCGTTACGTCGCCCATCAAGCGTACTACTCGCTCGTCGGGCGTGATTACGAGCACGAACTGATGCCGCTGGCCCTCGATCAAAAGGTCGGCGCCGTCGTTTGGAGTCCGCTGGGCTGGGGCCGATTGACCGGCAAGATTCGCCGCGGCCAACCGTTGCCCGAGAACACTCGCCTGCAAAGCAAGCTGAACCGCGATATCGGCCCACCGGTCTCCGACGAGCACGTCTACAACATTGTCGACGCCATCGACCTGATTGCGAAAGAAACCGGCAAGACCGTACCGCAGATCGCACTCAATTGGCTGCTCCAACGTCCCTCGGTCGCTACGCTCATCATCGGTGCTCGCAACGAAGACCAGTTGCGGCAGAACCTCGCCTGCCTCGGTTGGAATCTGACCACCGACCAGGTCAAGCAACTCGATGCTGCCAGCGCCACCACGCCAGCCTATCCCTACTGGCATCAAAAGGGCTTCGCCGAGCGAAACCCGTTCCCGGTTTAA